A single genomic interval of Prionailurus viverrinus isolate Anna chromosome A2, UM_Priviv_1.0, whole genome shotgun sequence harbors:
- the EPOR gene encoding erythropoietin receptor isoform X4 has product MRPCWLPAGPKSFCASPNGWRTWCASGRKRQAPGSAPTTTASSTSSKLRVTAVSSGAPRYHRIIHINEVVLLDPPAGLLARRADEGGHVVLRWLPPPGAPVASLIRYEVNISSGNVAGGAQKVEILDGRTECALSNLRGRTRYTFMVRARMAEPSFGGFWSAWSEPASLLTASDLDPLILTLSLILVLILLLLAVLALLSHRRTLKQKIWPGIPSPESEFEGLFTTHKGNFQLWLYQNEGCLWWSPCTPFAEDPPSPLEVLSERCWGATQAAEPGAEEGPLLEPLGSEHTQDTYLVLDKWLLPRNPPSEDLPRPDGSLDMVAMHKGSEASSCSSALSLKPGPEGALGASFEYTILDPSSQLLRPRALPPELPPTPPHIKYLYLMVSDSGISTDYSSGGSQEAQGDSSTGPYLNPYENSLIPATEPSPPSYVACS; this is encoded by the exons ATG cGGCCCTGCTGGCTGCCCGCGGGCCCGAAGAGCTTCTGTGCTTCACCGAACGGTTGGAGGACCTGGTGTGCTTCTGGGAGGAAGCGGCAAGCGCCGGGGTCGGCCCCGACAACTACAGCTTCTTCTACCAGCTCGA AGCTGCGCGTCACAGCCGTATCCTCGGGCGCTCCACGCTATCACCGTATCATCCACATCAACGAAGTGG TGCTCCTGGACCCCCCCGCGGGGCTGCTGGCGCGGCGGGCCGACGAGGGCGGCCACGTGGTACTGCGTTGGCTCCCGCCTCCTGGAGCCCCCGTCGCAAGTCTGATCCGCTACGAAGTGAACATCTCCTCAGGCAACGTCGCAGGGGGCGCTCAGAAG gtggAGATCCTGGATGGCCGCACTGAGTGCGCACTGAGCAACCTTCGCGGCCGAACGCGCTACACTTTTATGGTTCGCGCGCGTATGGCTGAGCCGAGCTTCGGTGGCTTCTGGAGCGCCTGGTCCGAGCCTGCGTCGCTGCTGACAGCTAGTG ACTTGGACCCTCTCATCCTGACGCTCTCACTCATCCTCGTGCTCATCCTGCTGCTGCTGGCCGTGCTCGCCCTGCTTTCCCACCGCCG GACTCTGAAGCAGAAGATCTGGCCTGGTATCCCAAGCCCCGAGAGTGAGTTTGAGGGCCTCTTCACCACCCACAAGGGTAACTTCCAG CTGTGGCTGTACCAGAATGAGGGCTGTCTTTGGTGGAGCCCCTGCACTCCCTTTGCAGAGGACCCACCCTCCCCCCTGGAAGTCCTCTCTGAGCGTTGCTGGGGGGCTACCCAGGCAGCGGAGccgggggcagaggaggggccccTGCTGGAGCCGCTGGGCAGTGAACATACCCAAGACACCTACCTGGTGCTGGACAAGTGGTTGCTGCCCCGGAACCCACCCAGCGAGGATCTCCCGCGGCCTGATGGCAGTTTGGACATGGTAGCCATGCATAAAGGCTCAGAAGCCTCCTCCTGCTCATCTGCCTTGTCCCTGAAGCCTGGGCCAGAGGGGGCCTTGGGTGCCAGCTTTGAGTACACGATCCTGgatcccagctcccagctcttGCGCCCAAGAGCGCTGCCCCCtgagctgccccccaccccaccccacataaAGTACCTGTACCTCATGGTGTCTGACTCTGGCATCTCAACGGACTACAGCTCAGGGGGCTCCCAGGAAGCCCAGGGGGACTCATCCACTGGCCCCTACTTGAACCCTTATGAGAACAGCCTCATCCCAGCCACTGAGCCTTCACCGCCCAGCTACGTGGCCTGCTCCTAG
- the EPOR gene encoding erythropoietin receptor isoform X1, producing the protein MDHLWAPLWPGVGSLCLLLAGAAWAPPPNPLDPKFESKAALLAARGPEELLCFTERLEDLVCFWEEAASAGVGPDNYSFFYQLEGEPWKPCSLHQAPTARGAVRFWCSLPTADASSFVPLELRVTAVSSGAPRYHRIIHINEVVLLDPPAGLLARRADEGGHVVLRWLPPPGAPVASLIRYEVNISSGNVAGGAQKVEILDGRTECALSNLRGRTRYTFMVRARMAEPSFGGFWSAWSEPASLLTASDLDPLILTLSLILVLILLLLAVLALLSHRRTLKQKIWPGIPSPESEFEGLFTTHKGNFQVGGLAVPSGPGVSLLLWLNRRSLSRPVLFPQLWLYQNEGCLWWSPCTPFAEDPPSPLEVLSERCWGATQAAEPGAEEGPLLEPLGSEHTQDTYLVLDKWLLPRNPPSEDLPRPDGSLDMVAMHKGSEASSCSSALSLKPGPEGALGASFEYTILDPSSQLLRPRALPPELPPTPPHIKYLYLMVSDSGISTDYSSGGSQEAQGDSSTGPYLNPYENSLIPATEPSPPSYVACS; encoded by the exons ATGGATCACCTCTGGGCGCCCCTCTGGCCTGGAGtcggctctctctgtctcttgctcgcTGGGGCCGCCTGGgctcccccacccaaccccctgGACCCCAAGTTCGAAAGTAAAG cGGCCCTGCTGGCTGCCCGCGGGCCCGAAGAGCTTCTGTGCTTCACCGAACGGTTGGAGGACCTGGTGTGCTTCTGGGAGGAAGCGGCAAGCGCCGGGGTCGGCCCCGACAACTACAGCTTCTTCTACCAGCTCGA GGGCGAACCGTGGAAGCCATGCAGCCTGCACCAGGCGCCCACGGCTCGCGGCGCTGTGCGTTTCTGGTGCTCGCTGCCTACGGCCGACGCGTCGAGCTTTGTGCCCTTAGAGCTGCGCGTCACAGCCGTATCCTCGGGCGCTCCACGCTATCACCGTATCATCCACATCAACGAAGTGG TGCTCCTGGACCCCCCCGCGGGGCTGCTGGCGCGGCGGGCCGACGAGGGCGGCCACGTGGTACTGCGTTGGCTCCCGCCTCCTGGAGCCCCCGTCGCAAGTCTGATCCGCTACGAAGTGAACATCTCCTCAGGCAACGTCGCAGGGGGCGCTCAGAAG gtggAGATCCTGGATGGCCGCACTGAGTGCGCACTGAGCAACCTTCGCGGCCGAACGCGCTACACTTTTATGGTTCGCGCGCGTATGGCTGAGCCGAGCTTCGGTGGCTTCTGGAGCGCCTGGTCCGAGCCTGCGTCGCTGCTGACAGCTAGTG ACTTGGACCCTCTCATCCTGACGCTCTCACTCATCCTCGTGCTCATCCTGCTGCTGCTGGCCGTGCTCGCCCTGCTTTCCCACCGCCG GACTCTGAAGCAGAAGATCTGGCCTGGTATCCCAAGCCCCGAGAGTGAGTTTGAGGGCCTCTTCACCACCCACAAGGGTAACTTCCAGGTAGGTGGCCTGGCTGTCCCCTCGGGGCCTGGGGTTTCCCTGCTCCTGTGGCTGAACCGTAGGTCTCTGAGCAGGCCGGTGCTGTTTCCCCAGCTGTGGCTGTACCAGAATGAGGGCTGTCTTTGGTGGAGCCCCTGCACTCCCTTTGCAGAGGACCCACCCTCCCCCCTGGAAGTCCTCTCTGAGCGTTGCTGGGGGGCTACCCAGGCAGCGGAGccgggggcagaggaggggccccTGCTGGAGCCGCTGGGCAGTGAACATACCCAAGACACCTACCTGGTGCTGGACAAGTGGTTGCTGCCCCGGAACCCACCCAGCGAGGATCTCCCGCGGCCTGATGGCAGTTTGGACATGGTAGCCATGCATAAAGGCTCAGAAGCCTCCTCCTGCTCATCTGCCTTGTCCCTGAAGCCTGGGCCAGAGGGGGCCTTGGGTGCCAGCTTTGAGTACACGATCCTGgatcccagctcccagctcttGCGCCCAAGAGCGCTGCCCCCtgagctgccccccaccccaccccacataaAGTACCTGTACCTCATGGTGTCTGACTCTGGCATCTCAACGGACTACAGCTCAGGGGGCTCCCAGGAAGCCCAGGGGGACTCATCCACTGGCCCCTACTTGAACCCTTATGAGAACAGCCTCATCCCAGCCACTGAGCCTTCACCGCCCAGCTACGTGGCCTGCTCCTAG
- the EPOR gene encoding erythropoietin receptor isoform X3, which translates to MRPCWLPAGPKSFCASPNGWRTWCASGRKRQAPGSAPTTTASSTSSSECDGAELRVTAVSSGAPRYHRIIHINEVVLLDPPAGLLARRADEGGHVVLRWLPPPGAPVASLIRYEVNISSGNVAGGAQKVEILDGRTECALSNLRGRTRYTFMVRARMAEPSFGGFWSAWSEPASLLTASDLDPLILTLSLILVLILLLLAVLALLSHRRTLKQKIWPGIPSPESEFEGLFTTHKGNFQLWLYQNEGCLWWSPCTPFAEDPPSPLEVLSERCWGATQAAEPGAEEGPLLEPLGSEHTQDTYLVLDKWLLPRNPPSEDLPRPDGSLDMVAMHKGSEASSCSSALSLKPGPEGALGASFEYTILDPSSQLLRPRALPPELPPTPPHIKYLYLMVSDSGISTDYSSGGSQEAQGDSSTGPYLNPYENSLIPATEPSPPSYVACS; encoded by the exons ATG cGGCCCTGCTGGCTGCCCGCGGGCCCGAAGAGCTTCTGTGCTTCACCGAACGGTTGGAGGACCTGGTGTGCTTCTGGGAGGAAGCGGCAAGCGCCGGGGTCGGCCCCGACAACTACAGCTTCTTCTACCAGCTCGAGTGAGTGCGACGGGGCAG AGCTGCGCGTCACAGCCGTATCCTCGGGCGCTCCACGCTATCACCGTATCATCCACATCAACGAAGTGG TGCTCCTGGACCCCCCCGCGGGGCTGCTGGCGCGGCGGGCCGACGAGGGCGGCCACGTGGTACTGCGTTGGCTCCCGCCTCCTGGAGCCCCCGTCGCAAGTCTGATCCGCTACGAAGTGAACATCTCCTCAGGCAACGTCGCAGGGGGCGCTCAGAAG gtggAGATCCTGGATGGCCGCACTGAGTGCGCACTGAGCAACCTTCGCGGCCGAACGCGCTACACTTTTATGGTTCGCGCGCGTATGGCTGAGCCGAGCTTCGGTGGCTTCTGGAGCGCCTGGTCCGAGCCTGCGTCGCTGCTGACAGCTAGTG ACTTGGACCCTCTCATCCTGACGCTCTCACTCATCCTCGTGCTCATCCTGCTGCTGCTGGCCGTGCTCGCCCTGCTTTCCCACCGCCG GACTCTGAAGCAGAAGATCTGGCCTGGTATCCCAAGCCCCGAGAGTGAGTTTGAGGGCCTCTTCACCACCCACAAGGGTAACTTCCAG CTGTGGCTGTACCAGAATGAGGGCTGTCTTTGGTGGAGCCCCTGCACTCCCTTTGCAGAGGACCCACCCTCCCCCCTGGAAGTCCTCTCTGAGCGTTGCTGGGGGGCTACCCAGGCAGCGGAGccgggggcagaggaggggccccTGCTGGAGCCGCTGGGCAGTGAACATACCCAAGACACCTACCTGGTGCTGGACAAGTGGTTGCTGCCCCGGAACCCACCCAGCGAGGATCTCCCGCGGCCTGATGGCAGTTTGGACATGGTAGCCATGCATAAAGGCTCAGAAGCCTCCTCCTGCTCATCTGCCTTGTCCCTGAAGCCTGGGCCAGAGGGGGCCTTGGGTGCCAGCTTTGAGTACACGATCCTGgatcccagctcccagctcttGCGCCCAAGAGCGCTGCCCCCtgagctgccccccaccccaccccacataaAGTACCTGTACCTCATGGTGTCTGACTCTGGCATCTCAACGGACTACAGCTCAGGGGGCTCCCAGGAAGCCCAGGGGGACTCATCCACTGGCCCCTACTTGAACCCTTATGAGAACAGCCTCATCCCAGCCACTGAGCCTTCACCGCCCAGCTACGTGGCCTGCTCCTAG
- the EPOR gene encoding erythropoietin receptor isoform X2: MDHLWAPLWPGVGSLCLLLAGAAWAPPPNPLDPKFESKAALLAARGPEELLCFTERLEDLVCFWEEAASAGVGPDNYSFFYQLEGEPWKPCSLHQAPTARGAVRFWCSLPTADASSFVPLELRVTAVSSGAPRYHRIIHINEVVLLDPPAGLLARRADEGGHVVLRWLPPPGAPVASLIRYEVNISSGNVAGGAQKVEILDGRTECALSNLRGRTRYTFMVRARMAEPSFGGFWSAWSEPASLLTASDLDPLILTLSLILVLILLLLAVLALLSHRRTLKQKIWPGIPSPESEFEGLFTTHKGNFQLWLYQNEGCLWWSPCTPFAEDPPSPLEVLSERCWGATQAAEPGAEEGPLLEPLGSEHTQDTYLVLDKWLLPRNPPSEDLPRPDGSLDMVAMHKGSEASSCSSALSLKPGPEGALGASFEYTILDPSSQLLRPRALPPELPPTPPHIKYLYLMVSDSGISTDYSSGGSQEAQGDSSTGPYLNPYENSLIPATEPSPPSYVACS; the protein is encoded by the exons ATGGATCACCTCTGGGCGCCCCTCTGGCCTGGAGtcggctctctctgtctcttgctcgcTGGGGCCGCCTGGgctcccccacccaaccccctgGACCCCAAGTTCGAAAGTAAAG cGGCCCTGCTGGCTGCCCGCGGGCCCGAAGAGCTTCTGTGCTTCACCGAACGGTTGGAGGACCTGGTGTGCTTCTGGGAGGAAGCGGCAAGCGCCGGGGTCGGCCCCGACAACTACAGCTTCTTCTACCAGCTCGA GGGCGAACCGTGGAAGCCATGCAGCCTGCACCAGGCGCCCACGGCTCGCGGCGCTGTGCGTTTCTGGTGCTCGCTGCCTACGGCCGACGCGTCGAGCTTTGTGCCCTTAGAGCTGCGCGTCACAGCCGTATCCTCGGGCGCTCCACGCTATCACCGTATCATCCACATCAACGAAGTGG TGCTCCTGGACCCCCCCGCGGGGCTGCTGGCGCGGCGGGCCGACGAGGGCGGCCACGTGGTACTGCGTTGGCTCCCGCCTCCTGGAGCCCCCGTCGCAAGTCTGATCCGCTACGAAGTGAACATCTCCTCAGGCAACGTCGCAGGGGGCGCTCAGAAG gtggAGATCCTGGATGGCCGCACTGAGTGCGCACTGAGCAACCTTCGCGGCCGAACGCGCTACACTTTTATGGTTCGCGCGCGTATGGCTGAGCCGAGCTTCGGTGGCTTCTGGAGCGCCTGGTCCGAGCCTGCGTCGCTGCTGACAGCTAGTG ACTTGGACCCTCTCATCCTGACGCTCTCACTCATCCTCGTGCTCATCCTGCTGCTGCTGGCCGTGCTCGCCCTGCTTTCCCACCGCCG GACTCTGAAGCAGAAGATCTGGCCTGGTATCCCAAGCCCCGAGAGTGAGTTTGAGGGCCTCTTCACCACCCACAAGGGTAACTTCCAG CTGTGGCTGTACCAGAATGAGGGCTGTCTTTGGTGGAGCCCCTGCACTCCCTTTGCAGAGGACCCACCCTCCCCCCTGGAAGTCCTCTCTGAGCGTTGCTGGGGGGCTACCCAGGCAGCGGAGccgggggcagaggaggggccccTGCTGGAGCCGCTGGGCAGTGAACATACCCAAGACACCTACCTGGTGCTGGACAAGTGGTTGCTGCCCCGGAACCCACCCAGCGAGGATCTCCCGCGGCCTGATGGCAGTTTGGACATGGTAGCCATGCATAAAGGCTCAGAAGCCTCCTCCTGCTCATCTGCCTTGTCCCTGAAGCCTGGGCCAGAGGGGGCCTTGGGTGCCAGCTTTGAGTACACGATCCTGgatcccagctcccagctcttGCGCCCAAGAGCGCTGCCCCCtgagctgccccccaccccaccccacataaAGTACCTGTACCTCATGGTGTCTGACTCTGGCATCTCAACGGACTACAGCTCAGGGGGCTCCCAGGAAGCCCAGGGGGACTCATCCACTGGCCCCTACTTGAACCCTTATGAGAACAGCCTCATCCCAGCCACTGAGCCTTCACCGCCCAGCTACGTGGCCTGCTCCTAG